A window of Oryza glaberrima chromosome 2, OglaRS2, whole genome shotgun sequence genomic DNA:
CTAGGCCCAATCCGCTGCGACAAGCCGACCACTCCAGCCACTACAAAAGGAGCATAGCCAACAAATGGAGAACAGAACAGATGAAACTTGACTTCTTCCTTCCGATgttctctcctcttcaacctctgtatctctcttctcttctcttctccaatcTCTAGctatctcttcttctccaacctACTGTTGATTCTCAGTCTTGATTCCATTTCCCCCATTTGTATCCCCAAATACTCATGTATCAAGTGTTGGAGGAAGAATTGTTTGCTTGTGCAGGAATTCACTAAATCACATGGAGTGGGTTCGTAACAACACTAGATTAAACATGAGTGTTTTACATTGTAAATTCAGTATATTTGAGTGTAAATTTATATCTGCACTGTAGGTTCTAAATCTCACCATGTTAATTAATATTGTAGCTTTGCTAACTAAAAAAGGAAACTATCAATTATACCTGATTGATTCGGGAAAAAAATGCAAGTGTAAACTAACACATGACACTAAAAAAGGTGATGAAAACACAAGTCGAGCAATGATGGAAAAAAACACATGATGGAGACGTACCGATTAAATGATGGAAAAAGTTATTGCAATCAGACTAAAACTATGATGCCGCTTATTAAGCAGAACAGTTTAGACAATTTCTAGAAACAAACAACATTGAATTTACTTCTAAATGTATGCTTTTCAAAGCTCGTGTTAGTCCAACCCTGTTTGTACAATGTGCTAGGTGTGTAGTATTTCCTCTCTCTGTGCCCCTATCAAAACAAGTGCTCACAGTGTCAAGTCTAAGCTTCTACTTTTTCTCCCCCCTTTTATCGTAAGAATAAAAATCAGTTTCTATCATTTTCAGAACAGACGTATTGTGCACCCAAGATTCCAAAGCCAGGTTACAACATTAAATAGCTGATCACTGTTGTTGCTAGCAACAAAATCAAGGACTTGCGCCACTGAACTTCACAGCCGGAGGAGATATCGTCCGCATTAACAGTGTATGTTGATCCCTTGTCATCACTGATCTTAATGCTGGAGGAGCCTGAGACAACAGTGAAGGTCAATATGATCAAATGTGCAATCATATGTTAAAGAGAGTATATTTATCTACTAACAAATTCAAATTGCAATATGGCACATTAAGTGCCCAGCGCAAAAGATTAATTTTCAATGAGCAAAGACTTACAGTTGTAATCTGCCCACCCGATAGCTTGATTTTCTAAATCATAAAGAACCAGCTTATTTGAAAGCACTAGATCTGAAAGtaagtttgcaaaaaaaaaaaaaaaaaaaaaaaggagaacaaCTTAAAGTAAGTGGCAACCATTAGAACAGAAATAAAACTTGTAGGGGCATAAATAGGTGAACAGCACAAAGCAATATGCACCTCCCAAAAGCACCATATCTTTCCCATCCTTGGTTTGTACTCCACCATTTTGGAACCCCATGCAGTATAAATTCTTCTGCACAACAAAGGGTTCTAGATATTTACATGAAATACTTACTATCACAACTTGCATTAATGTATCATAGGAAGTTCTGCCACGTACAATAATGGTAGAAAGATCATAAGAAAAAACTATATTCTTTTGATGAGAAAACAACCTAAAGTTATCCAATGTTTCAAATTTTAGATCTATAAAATAGAAATAATGgttggtatttgcatagtaaaaaaaatataaaagggTGTATCTTTCTCCAAATGAATAATGGACAGCATAAAGTAGTGTGGCTGTGATGGAACTGTCATCTGTGCACTAAATTCAACATGCATGCCCACGGCCTAACATAATGTTTGTAAGTTGtatggtcaaaaaaaaaaaaaagaataggcaAGAGAGATTATTAAATACCCCATTTTGGAAAAGATAATCATGTGGAGAAACAATCAGTGAAACGTCTCCCTCAAAATGAAAAGTAACTTCAGGAAATCCATCATCGACGCTGCAATAGGAACACAAAAATTAGAAACATATCATATTACCAATGCATTATAATTTGAACCACCTAATGTAAACCTTGATAAGCAATGTAAAAGGGACCATTATCATGCGTACCTTCCAGAATATTGGAAGCAACTGAAGTCTTGTAAAGTCTGTACGGATATATCCTGATGCTTATCAAATACCTACAAAACAATAATCATGAAAATGTATAATGATGTGCACAAATCACTCTCAACTAAGAGGATTGATTCAGAAAGGATTTCGTACCATGGCAAATAGAGCCTTATAAACCCCCTCTGGGACATACGCCAATGTTGTCCCACTATCAATGATGGTACCTTTACTGTTACCTGAATCGAAAATATTTGTTGGAAGTCCTAGTGCGGTACCACCAACATCAATTCCTTTCAAGATGACATTATAGTGTGGCCTAGACAGTAACATGTTTATAAGATCTCAGCAATACAAACTAATGTAAATGTCACGAATCctcaaaaaaaagttagaagtgaATGTCAGGAATAAGAAATGTACACCTCTCATGGGCATATCAGTTAATCTGTTGCATGAAAATATAGCATCTAGCCTCTTACTATACAGCGGCTAATGAACTGTGGTTTCTCCTACACTATTGTTAAACTATGCCTTATTACAAGTGATTTGTAATGACATGTCGATGGCTAAATCATTCCACGGTCTTTTATTCTTTTGCACAGTCTAGCACTAGAAAATAACCATTCACTCAATAAGTTCTATTTCAGTATTTTAATCATAAAAAACTCAGTTATATGCAAGCACAATGATATTGGAGGTTAAAAGTTAAAACTTTCATTTTAAAGGGTATAATATATTGTTTAGACATTGCTCAGTCATATATAGCAGGATTGAGCCGAAAGAACGAACTACTGAAGTGTTGTGGTCATCCTCTTGTCAAATGAATATGCATATGGGCCATATGTATTGGTGCAGGCATCCTGGATGGCTGGATCTCACAATTCTATCTACAGCAGCAGGTAGCTGAACCACCCTCTCGTGTATGGAGCGCTTTCACCATTTCAGCAAAATCCATGATGGAGGTGAAAGATTAGGAAATAGTTGAGAGTGCGGAAAGTGGCAAGATCGTGGAATAGTTGAGAGTGTTACAACACAATTATCCATGCAAGATGAAAGAGAGTAGGGAATCATTGCGGGCATAGGCAGTGGTTAGTGGAACTGGTAGCTGGTGACTGATCAGTAAAGACACAACATATTGCCACTATGCATGAGAAGGACCAAGCTTCTCATTTGGCTGCCATGAAGATGTGTAATCCAGAGATTAATAGGCAGACAAGCTTGATTGGATCAGGCAAGATTTGAATCACTATGCTTAATCATTGGCAGATACAAACTTGTCCCCAAACCAATATTTTGATATGTACAAAATTTTAGATAATGAAGGAGTGCTAAGAAAACCATCTATTAATATCCCTACCCTAATTCGAGGAGTTTTTACCTTTTAGCACTTTGAAGTTGATTAGCTGTGTGTGGAATCCATAGGTATAAATGTGATCAATATTTAGCACTGCTGGGTTAGTCCTTTTTACAAAGAAATGTGATATTTCAGTTAAAGTTGCAGCCAGATATCCCACTAAAACATCAGCAAAAGAGACCAGTAAAACAACTAAAAGAACTAAACAGCTACAGAAGCACATTATTTTAGTTAGTAAAGCCTGGTTATTAATGTACTGTACATCTcggaaaattaaaaaaagcaaGTTAAGCCATATTAACAGAGAATGATACGATTATTAATCACATGAGAACAGCAGTACACAAACATGAATGTGGGACATGGAGAAGCAAACCGAAATTTTGACAATCATGCTAGAGAGAAGAGAACTTTGCACACTTGCAGTTGTTGAATACTTTCATAAAGCAGACACAATTTATAAAACAGTATACAACATTTCAAAAATTCAatacatgtactccctccgtttcacaatgtaagtcattctagcatttcccacattcatattgatattaatgaatatagacatatatatctatctagattcattaacatcaatatgaatgtgggaaatgctagaatgacttacattatgaaacggaggaagtaatgaTTTGATACAAAATCATTATCTTTTATTTTGGTAGAAAAATACTATACTAtgattcaaaattcaaattgaaTGAAACAATATAAGCTAAAAGTCATAACTAagtttgaaattcaaacaaCTCAATAAATGTTTGTTTGCCATCTAAGGATGAACTATCAAATTGTCTAGGCCTCTAGGGGAATAGGAAACACTAGTCAAAAGCTCTGGATGCtgagttttttcttcttttttttactcaaCTAGTTAAATTACTATATCCTAATTCATTTGGCAAAATCCAAATCTTGAACAGAATATCGTAAGTAGGAAAGCAACTACCGATCACACTCTTGGCCCATATCATTCACAAAAGTTGATGAAATCACCTTCCTGGTGTAAAGTGAAGCATCAGCCAGAAACTACGGACTTCTTATGCCAGTTAAGCCTCATAGACCCATAGCAGGGAGACAGTCATATACTCATATGCAAGACTATATAACGAATCAAATTAAACgcattggtaaaaaaaaaaaagaggctctATTTAGCAAGCAACGAAGAACGATCCAAACAAAGTAAACAAGGGACATACAGAAGcagacaaaaaaaagagaaaaaaaaacaagcacatAACTATAATTGGCAGAGTATAATGGCGTACATGTCGGGCACCAACGGTGTTGTCTTCACTTTCGGCTGCACCACGTTCCCGATAGCGAAAATCCCCCCACCAGTTACAGTGTCCAAGCAATGCGCAAACATCTTCCGAACTTttcccgcggcggcgagctgtgaCAGCATCGACGAGTTCGACTGACCAAATCCAAGAATCCCATCGAGTGCCAGGTTTGACGACCCCAAATCCCCACCCAGCTTAGCACCACACCTGCAAATCACGACAGAGGGGAGACCCCCAGATCTTGGCATCGCTTTCAGAAGGTTTTTCACACCGATTTCCATCCACacatgctagtttttttttttttgtttttcttttcgttttttcgCCTGAGAAGAGAAAAGGCTCACCCGAATGAGATGCTGGCATTGGCCGGCGTGGTCTGGCCATCGCCGGAGACCTGGTTGTACTGCAGGAAGTCGGTGACGAAGAACCCGGCCGTGGAGCTCCCGTCCCCGTACGAGATGCTGTACTCGCACGGCGACGTGGAGGTGCACGACGGCAGCACGCCGCCGTAGTTGGCGACGCAGAACTGCTGGTCGCAGGTCACCAGCTCCCCGCTCTGCGACCCCCTCGGGTCGTACATCGTCAGCTCAATCTGCAAAACTCCCCCCAAATCAAACATCCAATCTGGGCACGAGAGGGGGGGAATCTgcaggggaggaaggaggaatcGGAGGTCAGTAGTATCGCACCCCGAGGTTGCTCTTGCGCGGGCAGCCGTCGCAGGAGACGCAGTTGACCCAGAGGATGTCGCTGCCGGTGTCCACCTGCACGTAGTAGCGCTTCGCCGGCGTGCCGATCCCAATCCGCGTGAAGTAGAGCCTGCGCCCCCCCGTGTGCTCCCCACCGAGATCAGAGACGAACGCACgcacgcgggcgcgggcgcgcccaGCACGACTAAGGGAAAGCTTCGGTAAAACTTACCCGGTCTCGGTGGCGAGGCCACTGCCGCCGAGGGGGAggtcgatggcggcgaggaggcggccgtggcggcgtccGTCGTGCTCCCGGAGCGCCGAGAGGTGTCCCTCCCCGCCGTCCCCGTGGCGCGTGAACTTGCGCTGCACTTCGAACACCCCGGATgcgtccgccgcggcgagcgccgaCACCGACAGAGCGAGCAGCAGGACGAGGCGGCGCAGGGAGGCGCCAGGACCAGGAGGATCGCAAGCACCACGCGCCGCCATAGGTCGCGCGGCCTGAGGCAGCTGCAGCTTTGCTTCGCTAGGCTGGAGCTCCCGCCCtcgtcgc
This region includes:
- the LOC127763918 gene encoding aspartic proteinase 36-like isoform X2; translated protein: MAARGACDPPGPGASLRRLVLLLALSVSALAAADASGVFEVQRKFTRHGDGGEGHLSALREHDGRRHGRLLAAIDLPLGGSGLATETGLYFTRIGIGTPAKRYYVQVDTGSDILWVNCVSCDGCPRKSNLGIELTMYDPRGSQSGELVTCDQQFCVANYGGVLPSCTSTSPCEYSISYGDGSSTAGFFVTDFLQYNQVSGDGQTTPANASISFGCGAKLGGDLGSSNLALDGILGFGQSNSSMLSQLAAAGKVRKMFAHCLDTVTGGGIFAIGNVVQPKVKTTPLVPDMPHYNVILKGIDVGGTALGLPTNIFDSGNSKGTIIDSGTTLAYVPEGVYKALFAMVFDKHQDISVQTLQDFSCFQYSGSVDDGFPEVTFHFEGDVSLIVSPHDYLFQNGKNLYCMGFQNGGVQTKDGKDMVLLGGSSSIKISDDKGSTYTVNADDISSGCEVQWRKSLILLLATTVISYLML
- the LOC127763918 gene encoding aspartic proteinase 39-like isoform X1; its protein translation is MAARGACDPPGPGASLRRLVLLLALSVSALAAADASGVFEVQRKFTRHGDGGEGHLSALREHDGRRHGRLLAAIDLPLGGSGLATETGLYFTRIGIGTPAKRYYVQVDTGSDILWVNCVSCDGCPRKSNLGIELTMYDPRGSQSGELVTCDQQFCVANYGGVLPSCTSTSPCEYSISYGDGSSTAGFFVTDFLQYNQVSGDGQTTPANASISFGCGAKLGGDLGSSNLALDGILGFGQSNSSMLSQLAAAGKVRKMFAHCLDTVTGGGIFAIGNVVQPKVKTTPLVPDMPHYNVILKGIDVGGTALGLPTNIFDSGNSKGTIIDSGTTLAYVPEGVYKALFAMVFDKHQDISVQTLQDFSCFQYSGSVDDGFPEVTFHFEGDVSLIVSPHDYLFQNGKNLYCMGFQNGGVQTKDGKDMVLLGDLVLSNKLVLYDLENQAIGWADYNCSSSIKISDDKGSTYTVNADDISSGCEVQWRKSLILLLATTVISYLML